The genomic window TTAATTAGGTATTAAAGTTGGTTTGagaaatagtcacttttatttttcttttttcgcaTTTAAATCTAATTAAGGAAATCTGGGGTTTGGGGTTTTGATTTTggttcaaaagtaaaaaaaaaaaaaacgaagcaGGGACTCTGTTTCAGACGCATGGTAATTGATAAGTAATAATGGTCAATGATGAAATTGATGCAGATTGAGGAGAAAAGGAGGCCATTGCCCAATTACATGGAGAAGGTGCAGAATGATATTACAGTGAATATGCGAGAAATGCTGATGGCATGGTTGGTGGAAGTAACTGAAGAATACAAACTTGTTTCCGACACCCTTCATCTTACAGTGTTATACATTGACAGATTCCTGTCTTCTCATCCTGTCAGTAGGAACAAGTTGCAACTTCTTGGTGTTTCATGCATGCTTATTGCCTCGTAAACACGTTACCCCaggtcttttttttttattttagataattcATTTCATTTTGTTATTGAATTGATGATCCATTGATGACACAGTAAGTATGAAGAGATCACTCCTCCCCATATAGATGATTTTTGCTACATCACAGATAATTCTTACACTAAGGAAGaggtatatttaaattttatctttagTTTTGgtctttcctctctttttcccgTTGTTTCTCGACTTCTTTTACACCTATGAAATCTCAATAACTTTGCAGGTGGTTGAGATGGAGAAAGAAATACTTAAATTGTTGGATTTCGAAATTGGTACTCCCACTACTAGGAATTTCCTCAGGCAAGAATGTTGCTCAAAATCCTTTTGATTATCTTAATATATCTAGTGAAGTAAATGGTATGTGCTTGTTGTGCTTGTAGAATTTTTATGAGAGCTGCAGAGGAAAAATGCAAAGTAAGAACCCAACACTTATATTTGTCCTTGCTGTTATATTATATTCTTACTGACTCTGCCGACTTTCTATGCTCCACAGCATCAAGAATTGCAGTTGGAATTTTTGAGTTGTTATCTTGCAGAGCTAAGCTTGCTGGACTATGGATGTTTACAGTTCTTACCGTCAACAGTTGCTTCAGCAGCTATTTTTCTTTCTAGATTCATTATCCAACCAAACACGCATCCTTGGGTAATCAATCTTTGTATTTTGTGACATTTGAGTGGCTTCAGACAGCATATATAAGAGTTGCTGTCTTATTTCATATTTTGGCAATTTATTGGCACTGCTTAGGTGGTATCATAAAAAAATGCCACAAAGCTTGTGGTAATTTTGTGTTTTACAGTGACTGGTTTCAGTTAGATTGAGGTTCATTGTGTGAAGAAGTTTAATGTTCAACCTTAAGTGTTTCCATGAACATATTCTTTTACTTGTTTCTCAGAGCAAGTCACTGCAACGTTACTCGGGTTATAGACCAATTGAATTAAAGGAATGCGTGCTTTCCATCCATGCTTTGCATCTGAATCGAAGAGGGAACTGTTTGAGAGCTGTGACAGAGAAGTATATGCAACATAAGGTGATTATCTAGTTTTTAAGTTCAATATTGCATCTTCAGATCATAATAGGATCAGCATCCAACTAGCTATAGTTGTTAGTTTCTTTAATCGGCTGAATGATGCTGCAAGTTTTTATATTACATCAAGGATTCAGATCATGACGCCGTATCTTCTAAGACATGACACTACTAGTTGTGCAAATATATTCTGATGAGAAATTTGAAACAGTTCAAGGGCGTGGCCATGTTGTGTTCGCCATCAGAAGTCCCTGGAAGGTATTTTAAGGAGGCTGTTGATGAATGATGTTAGGGGGTCCCTGAATGTTGTCTTGACCACCTGGAGGATGAAATCGTTGTTCAACTGCTGGTTGAAAGGGGTGGGTCCTTTTACTTGTTCAGTGTTCATAGTTTCTACAAAGCAACTactattaattttgtaaataatgaTGTTAATTACATAGCCAATACATATATGATTACCATAGACCCggattgtttttctttttgggtttaaTGTATATCTGCGTGAAAAATTCAATGTACATGTCTATATATGATTACTCTAGAGGTTGCCAATTTGTTGCATTTTTTTGTTCTTAAAAATGGTAGTAAGTAGTACCATTTTCtataaaatgagaaatgagaaactCATAAACATGTGGTGATAAACTTAGATTTTAGTATCATATTGCTTTTCTTTTTATACGTTCATGTTGGTTTTTGTCATATTAATATTCTTTTTATGCGTTCagattattttttctttttttttaagaataattttttgaattttatatatttttatcaaattttagatttttttataataacttttattttttaaatatttagaattaagattaaatgtaaatattaataattagtgATAAAAAAACCACGCCAATATTCTATTAAAGGCTTGACGTTATTAAAACTCTAGTCAAACATTCCTTTAACATGAATTCAAATTATGTGACTTGTCCTATTcctaatattgtataaaattttctttttataaaaaaatacatgttaatttttatccttaaatGGCTTATGAGTTGGGCTTTAAGTTTGAAATGCCGGGAGGGACCGATTAGGGTTCTGAAAATCTTATTGGACCTAGAGCCTAAAACGGATTCGACATGAGAGAATAACCAACGTTGAGGAAACGGCGAAGATTAGGAAGAGAACAACTTTGGTTGCAAGGCAAAAGAGGGAAAAACAAGGCGTGAAGTTTGGTAGAATCGGCGAAGATGGAAGTGGAAGTAGACGAGAAAGACCTAAAATCGGCGGGAGCCGAGCTTTTGAAAGATGGAAGGCGCGGTTTACGTATCCATGGATGGGAGATCGAGTCCCTTAAGCGCTCTATTCTCAATTCCTCCACTCTCCAACAATGGGAGCAAAAGCTCCATACCTCTCACTTTCCGGAAATGATTTTCGGTGAAAGTTGTTTGGTTCTTAAACACCTCGGCAGCGGCACCAAAATTCATTTCAATACATTCGATGCTTTGGCCGCTTGGAAACAGGAAGGTTTGCCTCCCGTTGAAGTTCCTGCCGCTGCTAAATGGAAATTCAGAAGGTCTAAATCTCATGTTCTTTCATTTtaccttttctttaatttaatttgcaaTCGTGtttttcgattttttatttttttatttcttttaagtgAAAAACTAAAAGTGAAGCAAAATTGATTGCTTGGATTTTGCAGTAAACCCTTCCAGCAGGTGATATTGGACTACGACTATACGTTTACAACGCCTTATTGTGGAAGTGAAACGGTTGAGCTGGAGCTGGATTCAGACAAGGTCTGAGCTCTTTTTCATATGCGACTTACTTTTAAACCGTTTCTTGAATTAgggtttctttcattttttaatggAATTGTAAAATGACTGACATACTTTTGACAGTTTTGTTGTTTGGGAATTTAGAAATTAGGAATTTTCAACAATGGTTTATCTTTGTTTCCTATAGCtaatttgaattgtttttttaaatgatGATGATGCTATTTTCGTTGGTATTGTACGTTGTGGTCAGCATGGAAGTGGGGGAATTTCTGGGGGGGACTCGGGCCTCCATTGGGAAGATTGCAAAGAGCAGCTTGATATGGCAGCACTCACATTAAGGGAACCTATTTTGTTCTATGATGAGGTCAGCTTCTTAGATTATAAATATAGTATGAAAGATGACGGCATGACGCAATGTATTTTATGTGCTCTTCTTGATACTCCTATGTTTGAAATTACAGAAATAACCATGTTTTTGTTTTGCAGGTAGTTTTATATGAAGATGAATTGGCTGATAGTGGAGTGTCACTTCTAACTGTGAAAGtggtaaattttgatttttgaaaggATTGTAATCCATAAAATGTTAGAATGGAAGACAACTAATTACATTATTGGTTTTCTTTTCCCAGAGAGTCATGCCAAGTTCTTGGTTTCTACTCTTGCGATTTTGGGTAAGTTGGGAGACTAGCACTGCTCTTAATCTATGCTATTGACATTTTCCTAGCAATCATGTTTTTACCAATCACCTGCTGCCCCCTTTTTTTCCTCTTTATCCTGGAAGAAATGCTGAGCTTGGTTCATGTGGTTGCCTGAAAACCCCTTAATATATAAGCTGCTTAAATATGTTTCCACTTTCAGCCATTGTCTCTGTTTCTCTAACAGCTGCGAGTTGACGGAGTGCTAATGAGATTAAGGGACACTCGCATGCATTGTGTTTTTGACGAGAGTGCAAATCCTGTCATTCTTAGAGAAAGATGTTGGAGGGAAGGAACATTTGAAGCTTTGTCTGCTGTAAGTATATAATCATTCAGACACTTACTTTCTCTCTGTTATTTGTGTGTCCTTGCCTACACTAACTTGTAttcatttgcatatatgtacttggGAATGTTACCTGGGAAACTTGTTTTCTGCCTTTTAAGTTCAAGTGGCAAGCCACAAGCTAAATTTGTGTTGCTACAAACTTTATGTAGTTTTTCATTGTTTCTCCAAACCAGTGCCAGATGAGAATTCATTTAATGAATTTCTGTCATGGTATGTTAACTTTAAAAATGTGCTATTTGAAGTGGCTATTTTTCCTTCTTTTGGTGTTGTTGGGGCGGGCAAGTATCTCCTTAAATCTAACTCAAGTTGAACGTTGTTCCTAAGCACAATATTAATGTTTGGCAATATAGCCTTGACAGCCACAACACTGACTTGATAGATTATCAGGTAACATTAGTGTCACCTTTGATGTATGTCTATCAAGGGATGCAATAAAATTAGCGCATtgaatcttatatatatatattatgaacaaAAGAATCTTTTTCTGCTTAATCTTATGACATTGATGTTTTGCTTCTTGATGCTTTTCTAACTATGGCGCAGAAAGGATATCCTACTGATTCTGCTTCATATAGTGATCCAAGCATCATCAGCCAAAGGCTACCTGTCATCATGCATCAGACCCAAAAGCTTGTAGTCCCTGGTAATGTAAATTGCCACGCGCAACAGATTCATTAGTTGAATATGTAGACATTGCGAATTTGATCCATTTCGGTGGATTCATAAGCAAAAAAAATCATGTTCATGCACTTGATGTACCATTAACAAGCAAAATTTATGATGTGATTTTGAGTGTAAGCAAGAATAAGAATTCTCTATCTAATATTTGTTTTAAGGTATTATAGTCTCGTCTTTTCCAGCATTAACCATGACAATTGCCAGGAGTGGAAAGAAATCAAGCAAAGTTGATAAACTAGAAGGTGTGGTTTAGGTTTGATCCATGCAATCTCTAGTGGTTGCAGTCACCCTAAAACCATAGCAATCCGTAAAAACATTTAACCAAATTGTACCCTTTGTTATAGGGAAAATTTCCTTGCAGTCCACAAAGATTACTCAATGATCTCGTTTGCATAAACATGTGAAAGATGAGTACGAGTTTAGAACGGGTAAgtttagaaaaatattaaataagtacAATCTGTTTAGTAAACATGTAAACAGtgtattaaatatgaaatgataaatttaaaccAGACCAACACGATACGTTCAATGTGTGGAATAGTGTGTATATCTCGGAATAAATGATCCTTTGTGACAAACAAATGCCATTATTTTTAGTTTAGGAATTGATGGACTTCTTCGAAACTACAATTAGATTTGAAAGAGTTAGAAAGGATTCATGGAGAAACTAGAAATTAAGAACCAAAACGAAGAAACCGAAAAGCAATATCTAGGGATGATCTTGATtctttcattttggagaaaaaaaaggaataaagAGACTAATAACTAAAATACCAATGCACAGTGAAAGGACATTCTTGGCGTTTCTTCTAGTTATTTTTAAGGCAGAAACAGAAGCGTAGCACTGAGTCTCTAAAGTCGTCAGGCGAGTTAGTATCTGTGCTTTGATGTATGAACAAATC from Gossypium hirsutum isolate 1008001.06 chromosome D12, Gossypium_hirsutum_v2.1, whole genome shotgun sequence includes these protein-coding regions:
- the LOC107917057 gene encoding cyclin-A3-1 is translated as MNSATILSESSPKMEVDQENRVPSTRSSSPSRKRTSLTNTLPLQPSLAKKRVVLGELASSPDIGSGQNPNCGSKIEKCPSTEKRLTREPKEKKKKKKKKQEPSDVIDESFGDLKKCSFSSSIYGHLHSLEIEEKRRPLPNYMEKVQNDITVNMREMLMAWLVEVTEEYKLVSDTLHLTVLYIDRFLSSHPVSRNKLQLLGVSCMLIASKYEEITPPHIDDFCYITDNSYTKEEVVEMEKEILKLLDFEIGTPTTRNFLRIFMRAAEEKCKHQELQLEFLSCYLAELSLLDYGCLQFLPSTVASAAIFLSRFIIQPNTHPWSKSLQRYSGYRPIELKECVLSIHALHLNRRGNCLRAVTEKYMQHKFKGVAMLCSPSEVPGRYFKEAVDE
- the LOC107916532 gene encoding TIP41-like protein is translated as MEVEVDEKDLKSAGAELLKDGRRGLRIHGWEIESLKRSILNSSTLQQWEQKLHTSHFPEMIFGESCLVLKHLGSGTKIHFNTFDALAAWKQEGLPPVEVPAAAKWKFRSKPFQQVILDYDYTFTTPYCGSETVELELDSDKHGSGGISGGDSGLHWEDCKEQLDMAALTLREPILFYDEVVLYEDELADSGVSLLTVKVRVMPSSWFLLLRFWLRVDGVLMRLRDTRMHCVFDESANPVILRERCWREGTFEALSAKGYPTDSASYSDPSIISQRLPVIMHQTQKLVVPGNVNCHAQQIH